Proteins from a genomic interval of Spea bombifrons isolate aSpeBom1 chromosome 4, aSpeBom1.2.pri, whole genome shotgun sequence:
- the DUT gene encoding deoxyuridine 5'-triphosphate nucleotidohydrolase, mitochondrial: MAARCCISLRTRVLCNLPFILKKPVLLARTLCHAKRDVPENRLPLLRFAKLSENAFTPTRGSVRAAGYDLYSAYDYIIPSMDKVVVKTDIQICVPSGCYGRVAPRSGLAAKYFIDVGAGVIDEDYRGNVGVVLFNFGKDTFEVKKGDRVAQLICEQIVYPELDEVKILDDTERGAGGFGSTGQN, encoded by the exons ATGGCCGCTCGCTGCTGCATTTCTCTCAGGACTAGAGTATTGTGTAATTTACCCTTCATCCTAAAGAAGCCAGTTCTTCTCGCACGGACACTGTGTCACGCCAAGCGAG ATGTCCCCGAAAACCGGTTGCCTCTGCTCAGGTTCGCGAAGCTGTCAGAGAATGCTTTTACCCCCACCAGAGGATCAGTCCGGGCGGCGGGGTATGATCTATACAG tGCATATGACTATATAATTCCATCAATGGACAAGGTGGTGGTGAAAACAGATATACAGATTTGTGTTCCCTCAGGCTGTTATGGAAGAGTGG CTCCCCGGTCGGGCTTGGCTGCAAAGTACTTTATTGATGTTGGAG CTGGTGTTATTGATGAGGATTACAGAGGAAACGTAGGAGTGGTTTTATTTAACTTTGGAAAGGACACCTTTGAAG TCAAGAAAGGGGACAGAGTTGCACAGTTAATATGTGAACAAATAGTGTATCCTGAGCTTGATGAGGTCAAA ATTTTAGATGATACAGAGCGTGGTGCTGGTGGCTTCGGCTCTACAGGTCAAAACTGA